A genomic window from Prunus persica cultivar Lovell chromosome G2, Prunus_persica_NCBIv2, whole genome shotgun sequence includes:
- the LOC18786180 gene encoding transcription termination factor MTERF6, chloroplastic/mitochondrial produces MIQLCNLKTFRLVHSIFSCTFASKTNRVLVGDPKPSHFSLQSQLICRRITSEISENQHNFTVTYLINTCGLSPEGAISACKRVELKSPERADSVLELLRNYGASQTQISKLIRSHPKLLSADPEKTLLPKLEFFSSLEISKVDLIKTLTFNPQLLAASLRNRILPTYNFLRSMLSEKNVVAVLKRNSWIFLESHRKHVVPNIGLLRESGMPQPCISLLLAHCTPSLMVNPEKFGQLVGEVKEMGFNLEKSTSVNALCALCGKNKLVLNRSREVLKTWGWSEDDFLSAFRKNPLSMIVSEKKLMQAMDLLVNKMGWSSGMIAKYPVVLGLSIEKRLIPRCSVVKVLLSKGFINGNLNLGSLLKPAEKQFLESFVNGYLGKVPELLSVYQGKVDIQDV; encoded by the coding sequence ATGATTCAACTCTGCAATTTGAAGACCTTCAGATTGGTTCACTCAATATTTTCTTGTACATTTGCTTCCAAAACAAACAGAGTGTTGGTTGGAGATCCAAAACCCTCACATTTTTCTCTTCAGAGTCAGTTGATCTGCAGACGCATCACGTCAGAAATCTCAGAAAACCAACACAATTTCACAGTCACTTACCTCATAAACACTTGCGGGTTGTCCCCAGAAGGAGCGATTTCAGCTTGTAAGCGGGTCGAGTTGAAGTCACCAGAAAGAGCAGACTCCGTTTTAGAGCTTCTGAGAAACTATGGAGCATCTCAAACCCAGATATCAAAGCTTATTAGGTCACATCCAAAACTTCTTTCAGCTGATCCTGAGAAAACCCTTTTGCCAAAGCTTGAGTTTTTCAGCTCTCTTGAAATTTCAAAGGTGGACCTTATAAAAACTCTGACTTTTAATCCACAGCTTTTGGCAGCCAGCTTGAGAAATCGGATTTTGCCCACTTATAACTTCCTCAGGAGTATGCTCTCTGAGAAAAATGTTGTTGCTGTTTTAAAACGCAACTCATGGATTTTCTTGGAAAGTCACCGCAAGCATGTTGTTCCAAATATTGGGCTTTTGAGAGAATCGGGTATGCCTCAACCATGCATTTCTTTGTTGTTAGCTCACTGTACTCCCTCTTTGATGGTAAATCCTGAAAAATTTGGTCAACTTGTGGGTGAGGTTAAGGAAATGGGATTTAATCTGGAAAAATCAACTTCAGTGAATGCCCTGTGTGCATTGTGTGGTAAGAATAAGTTGGTATTGAATAGAAGTCGTGAAGTTCTTAAGACATGGGGTTGGTCTGAGGATGATTTTCTCTCCGCTTTCAGGAAGAACCCGCTGTCTATGATTGTCTCGGAGAAGAAACTTATGCAAGCAATGGATCTTTTAGTGAACAAGATGGGATGGTCGTCAGGAATGATTGCCAAATATCCTGTGGTCCTCGGTCTCAGTATAGAGAAGAGACTTATCCCAAGGTGCTCTGTTGTTAAAGTTCTGTTGTCGAAAGGTTTCATAAATGGGAACTTGAATCTGGGTTCTCTGCTGAAACCGGCAGAGAAGCAGTTCTTGGAGAGTTTTGTGAACGGATATCTTGGCAAAGTACCTGAACTGTTAAGTGTGTATCAAGGGAAGGTAGATATCCAGGATGTCTGA